One genomic segment of Hordeum vulgare subsp. vulgare chromosome 2H, MorexV3_pseudomolecules_assembly, whole genome shotgun sequence includes these proteins:
- the LOC123429175 gene encoding putative inorganic phosphate transporter 1-13 isoform X2: MARNQQLRVLQALDVARTQLYHFMAIVIAGMGFFTDAYDLFTISLVADLIVHRYYPDGRTGNYISVLINAVSLSGTIPGQLLFGWLGDKMGRKRIYGVTLLLMVFCSLASGFTFGKSTYKSVVVTLCFFRFWLGVSIGGDYPLSATIMSEYANKRTRGAFMAAVFAMQGFGNVAAGLVGMITSKAFDNSSPDNIDYVWRIVLMFGAVPALLTYYWRTKMPETARYTALIAKDAKMAASDMSAVLNMHIPPEEEDGINLTSEDQYGLFSSDFLHRHGLHLLGTTVCWFVLDVTFYSLNMFMKDIFTTVGLLDGYRKSVNLFKRTSDITGLHTAIAAGCTLPGYFFAVAFIDRIGRIKIQLLGFTMMTAFQLCLAIPYDKWLECNNNKYGFAVLYGFIFFFANFGPNTTTFIVPAELFPARLRSTCHGISGAVGKIGAVLGVCAFSFLSCNFRVLLFLLVGCNLVGIVFTLLLPETKGKSLEEITGETEEGQTLDDEATVVNADDGIHVVPV; this comes from the exons ATGGCTCGCAACCAGCAGCTGAGGGTGCTGCAGGCACTAGACGTGGCGAGGACACAACTGTACCACTTCATGGCGATCGTGATCGCCGGCATGGGCTTCTTCACCGACGCCTATGACCTCTTCACCATCTCTCTTGTCGCCGACCTCATAGTTCACAGGTACTACCCCGATGGCCGAACAGGAAACTACATCTCCGTCCTCATCAACGCGGTCTCCCTCTCTGGCACTATCCCTGGGCAGCTCCTCTTCGGCTGGCTCGGCGACAAAATGGGCCGGAAGCGCATCTATGGCGTTACTCTGCTCCTCATGGTTTTCTGCTCCCTCGCCTCCGGCTTCACCTTTGGCAAGAGCACCTACAAAAGCGTAGTGGTCACGCTTTGCTTCTTCCGATTCTGGCTCGGCGTAAGCATCGGCGGCGACTACCCGCTCTCGGCCACCATCATGTCCGAGTATGCTAACAAGAGGACCCGTGGTGCCTTCATGGCCGCTGTTTTTGCCATGCAA GGTTTTGGAAACGTTGCGGCGGGGCTAGTTGGCATGATCACATCAAAAGCCTTTGATAATTCATCGCCAGACAATATAGATTATGTCTGGCGTATTGTTCTCATGTTTGGTGCCGTTCCTGCACTACTCACTTACTACTGGCGCACGAAGATGCCGGAGACGGCACGGTACACCGCCCTTATAGCCAAGGACGCAAAGATGGCCGCGTCAGATATGTCCGCCGTGCTCAACATGCACATCCCCCCGGAAGAAGAAGACGGCATCAATCTCACAAGCGAGGACCAGTATGGCCTCTTCTCCTCGGACTTTCTCCACCGCCACGGGCTGCACCTCCTCGGTACCACCGTCTGCTGGTTCGTCCTTGACGTCACCTTCTACTCCCTCAACATGTTTATGAAGGACATCTTTACTACAGTCGGGCTGCTTGACG GGTATCGTAAATCTGTCAATCTGTTCAAACGAACGAGTGACATCACAGGACTGCACACGGCCATCGCAGCGGGGTGTACATTGCCGGGGTACTTCTTCGCGGTCGCCTTCATTGACCGCATAGGACGCATAAAGATACAATTGCTCGGCTTCACCATGATGACGGCCTTTCAACTCTGTCTTGCAATCCCTTATGATAAATGGCTAgaatgcaacaacaacaaatatggATTCGCCGTCTTGTAtggcttcatcttcttcttcgcaAACTTTGGGCCAAACACTACGACTTTCATCGTCCCAGCGGAACTCTTCCCGGCAAGGTTGCGCTCCACATGCCATGGTATATCGGGGGCAGTCGGGAAGATCGGCGCCGTTCTTGGTGTGTGTGCCTTCTCATTCTTGAGCTGCAATTTCAGGGTCTTGTTGTTTCTCCTTGTTGGTTGCAATCTAGTTGGCATTGTCTTCACTCTATTATTACCGGAAACCAAGGGGAAATCTCTTGAGGAGATTACTGGGGAGACAGAAGAAGGTCAGACGCTGGATGATGAAGCTACAGTGGTCAATGCAGACGACGGCATACACGTTGTGCCTGTTTAA
- the LOC123429175 gene encoding putative inorganic phosphate transporter 1-13 isoform X1: MARNQQLRVLQALDVARTQLYHFMAIVIAGMGFFTDAYDLFTISLVADLIVHRYYPDGRTGNYISVLINAVSLSGTIPGQLLFGWLGDKMGRKRIYGVTLLLMVFCSLASGFTFGKSTYKSVVVTLCFFRFWLGVSIGGDYPLSATIMSEYANKRTRGAFMAAVFAMQGFGNVAAGLVGMITSKAFDNSSPDNIDYVWRIVLMFGAVPALLTYYWRTKMPETARYTALIAKDAKMAASDMSAVLNMHIPPEEEDGINLTSEDQYGLFSSDFLHRHGLHLLGTTVCWFVLDVTFYSLNMFMKDIFTTVGLLDGHHDQVCKVNACQMARPPVTPGYRKSVNLFKRTSDITGLHTAIAAGCTLPGYFFAVAFIDRIGRIKIQLLGFTMMTAFQLCLAIPYDKWLECNNNKYGFAVLYGFIFFFANFGPNTTTFIVPAELFPARLRSTCHGISGAVGKIGAVLGVCAFSFLSCNFRVLLFLLVGCNLVGIVFTLLLPETKGKSLEEITGETEEGQTLDDEATVVNADDGIHVVPV, translated from the exons ATGGCTCGCAACCAGCAGCTGAGGGTGCTGCAGGCACTAGACGTGGCGAGGACACAACTGTACCACTTCATGGCGATCGTGATCGCCGGCATGGGCTTCTTCACCGACGCCTATGACCTCTTCACCATCTCTCTTGTCGCCGACCTCATAGTTCACAGGTACTACCCCGATGGCCGAACAGGAAACTACATCTCCGTCCTCATCAACGCGGTCTCCCTCTCTGGCACTATCCCTGGGCAGCTCCTCTTCGGCTGGCTCGGCGACAAAATGGGCCGGAAGCGCATCTATGGCGTTACTCTGCTCCTCATGGTTTTCTGCTCCCTCGCCTCCGGCTTCACCTTTGGCAAGAGCACCTACAAAAGCGTAGTGGTCACGCTTTGCTTCTTCCGATTCTGGCTCGGCGTAAGCATCGGCGGCGACTACCCGCTCTCGGCCACCATCATGTCCGAGTATGCTAACAAGAGGACCCGTGGTGCCTTCATGGCCGCTGTTTTTGCCATGCAA GGTTTTGGAAACGTTGCGGCGGGGCTAGTTGGCATGATCACATCAAAAGCCTTTGATAATTCATCGCCAGACAATATAGATTATGTCTGGCGTATTGTTCTCATGTTTGGTGCCGTTCCTGCACTACTCACTTACTACTGGCGCACGAAGATGCCGGAGACGGCACGGTACACCGCCCTTATAGCCAAGGACGCAAAGATGGCCGCGTCAGATATGTCCGCCGTGCTCAACATGCACATCCCCCCGGAAGAAGAAGACGGCATCAATCTCACAAGCGAGGACCAGTATGGCCTCTTCTCCTCGGACTTTCTCCACCGCCACGGGCTGCACCTCCTCGGTACCACCGTCTGCTGGTTCGTCCTTGACGTCACCTTCTACTCCCTCAACATGTTTATGAAGGACATCTTTACTACAGTCGGGCTGCTTGACGGTCATCATGACCAAGTCTGTAAGGTTAATGCTTGTCAAATGGCTAGGCCACCTGTGACGCCAGGGTATCGTAAATCTGTCAATCTGTTCAAACGAACGAGTGACATCACAGGACTGCACACGGCCATCGCAGCGGGGTGTACATTGCCGGGGTACTTCTTCGCGGTCGCCTTCATTGACCGCATAGGACGCATAAAGATACAATTGCTCGGCTTCACCATGATGACGGCCTTTCAACTCTGTCTTGCAATCCCTTATGATAAATGGCTAgaatgcaacaacaacaaatatggATTCGCCGTCTTGTAtggcttcatcttcttcttcgcaAACTTTGGGCCAAACACTACGACTTTCATCGTCCCAGCGGAACTCTTCCCGGCAAGGTTGCGCTCCACATGCCATGGTATATCGGGGGCAGTCGGGAAGATCGGCGCCGTTCTTGGTGTGTGTGCCTTCTCATTCTTGAGCTGCAATTTCAGGGTCTTGTTGTTTCTCCTTGTTGGTTGCAATCTAGTTGGCATTGTCTTCACTCTATTATTACCGGAAACCAAGGGGAAATCTCTTGAGGAGATTACTGGGGAGACAGAAGAAGGTCAGACGCTGGATGATGAAGCTACAGTGGTCAATGCAGACGACGGCATACACGTTGTGCCTGTTTAA